In one window of Nakamurella alba DNA:
- a CDS encoding LacI family DNA-binding transcriptional regulator, with product MTSTAGPGRRVTIIDVARRAGVSKSLASLVIRNAPGASAASREAVLLAVAELGYQPDLAAKALREQRSRLLGVVLDPGDPFHADLLEAIHPAAEERGFDVVLGARLPGRGEKRAVDSLLRSRCEGLILLGSESSATALRQLAERVPVTLISRSGRGTGTGAVLGADEKGAALATDHLLGLGHRRIRFVDGGRRPGAVPRRRGYLAAMRRAGAEPDVVPGDHTEESGIRAAQQLLGELRDGDAHPVTAVFGGNDRCATGVLDTLLRAGVDVPQRVSVVGYDDSRLARMAHVDLTTVAQDAPELARRAVGSLVGRVEDGTPPGPDVLLEPALVVRGTTGPPPG from the coding sequence GTGACGTCCACCGCGGGACCGGGGCGCCGGGTCACCATCATCGACGTGGCGCGGCGGGCCGGCGTGTCCAAGTCACTGGCGTCCCTGGTGATCCGGAACGCTCCCGGGGCGAGCGCGGCCTCCCGGGAAGCGGTCCTGCTGGCTGTCGCCGAGCTGGGCTACCAGCCCGATCTTGCCGCCAAGGCGCTGCGCGAACAGCGGTCACGCCTGCTCGGCGTCGTGCTCGATCCCGGCGACCCGTTCCACGCCGACCTGCTGGAGGCGATCCACCCGGCGGCGGAGGAACGCGGCTTCGACGTGGTGCTCGGCGCCCGGCTGCCCGGACGCGGCGAGAAGCGTGCGGTGGACAGTCTGCTGCGGTCCCGGTGCGAGGGGCTGATCCTGCTCGGCAGCGAGAGCAGCGCGACCGCCCTGCGGCAGCTGGCGGAGCGGGTGCCGGTCACCCTGATCTCCCGGTCCGGTCGTGGGACCGGGACCGGGGCGGTGCTGGGCGCCGACGAGAAGGGCGCGGCACTGGCCACCGACCACCTGCTGGGGCTCGGGCACCGCCGGATCCGGTTCGTCGACGGGGGACGCCGGCCGGGCGCGGTCCCGCGCCGGCGCGGCTACCTGGCCGCGATGCGCCGGGCCGGGGCGGAACCGGACGTGGTGCCCGGCGACCACACCGAGGAGTCCGGGATCCGCGCCGCGCAGCAGCTGCTGGGTGAGCTGCGGGACGGCGACGCCCACCCGGTCACCGCGGTGTTCGGCGGCAACGACCGCTGCGCCACGGGCGTTCTCGACACCCTGCTCCGGGCGGGAGTCGATGTTCCGCAGCGGGTCTCGGTGGTCGGCTACGACGACTCCCGGCTGGCCCGGATGGCGCACGTCGATCTGACCACGGTGGCCCAGGATGCGCCGGAGCTGGCCCGGCGGGCCGTCGGATCGCTGGTCGGCCGGGTGGAGGACGGCACACCGCCGGGCCCGGACGTGCTGCTCGAACCGGCGCTGGTCGTCCGCGGGACCACCGGCCCGCCGCCGGGGTAG
- a CDS encoding sugar phosphate isomerase/epimerase family protein — protein MQIGLLTDSLSGLTRTAALDLAAELGVETVEVGLGGTHGGWSPAPHADLADLLADAGARSGLRSDIESRGLRLEALNASGNPLHPVHGKRDAAVLRGALQLAEEFGIDTVVTMSGLPAKPGDTFPAWITTVWPPENLELLEHQWTVAEDFWGGIAAEAARRGVRIAVEMHANQLVYNVPALLRLRRAVGDVVGVNFDPSHLWWMGADPIAAIGALGGAIHHVHAKDTRIEAAAAVTSHLETIPNERTGERAWNYVAVGTGHPDGVVFWSAFVDALAAAGYDGPLSIENEDYTLGQSESVTLAVRTLQEAMAARVG, from the coding sequence ATGCAGATCGGACTGCTCACCGACAGCCTGTCCGGGCTGACCCGCACCGCCGCGCTGGATCTCGCCGCGGAACTGGGCGTGGAGACCGTCGAGGTCGGCCTGGGCGGGACGCACGGCGGCTGGTCGCCGGCGCCGCACGCGGACCTGGCCGACCTGCTGGCCGATGCCGGCGCCCGGTCGGGGCTGCGGTCCGACATCGAGTCCAGGGGACTGCGCCTCGAGGCGTTGAACGCCTCCGGGAACCCGCTGCACCCGGTGCACGGGAAGCGGGACGCGGCGGTGTTGCGCGGAGCGCTGCAGCTCGCCGAGGAGTTCGGCATCGATACGGTGGTGACGATGTCGGGCCTGCCCGCGAAGCCCGGCGACACCTTCCCGGCCTGGATCACCACGGTCTGGCCGCCGGAGAACCTGGAGCTGCTGGAACACCAGTGGACAGTGGCGGAGGACTTCTGGGGCGGGATCGCCGCCGAGGCCGCCCGCCGCGGTGTGCGGATCGCGGTGGAGATGCACGCGAACCAGTTGGTGTACAACGTGCCGGCGTTGTTGCGGCTGCGCCGGGCGGTGGGCGACGTCGTCGGCGTGAACTTCGATCCCAGTCACCTGTGGTGGATGGGCGCCGACCCGATCGCCGCCATCGGTGCGTTGGGCGGCGCGATCCACCACGTGCACGCCAAGGACACCCGGATCGAGGCGGCCGCTGCCGTCACCTCGCACCTGGAGACCATCCCGAACGAGCGCACCGGTGAGCGGGCGTGGAACTACGTGGCCGTCGGTACCGGGCACCCCGACGGCGTGGTCTTCTGGTCCGCGTTCGTCGACGCGCTCGCCGCGGCCGGGTACGACGGTCCGCTGTCGATCGAGAACGAGGACTACACCCTGGGCCAGAGCGAGTCGGTGACCCTGGCGGTCCGCACCCTGCAGGAGGCGATGGCCGCCCGGGTCGGCTGA
- the sigJ gene encoding RNA polymerase sigma factor SigJ codes for MPDDLQDESLSDLFDERSRLLAMAFRILGSRADAEDAVQDTYARWYRMTDEERAAVRVPAAWLTTALGRVSLNMLGSARHRREQYVGQWLPEPTAARGAGPGTVAGAPGPVDPADRVTLDDEVSMALMVVLESLTPAERVVFVLHDVFRLPFDEIAGIVGRTTQACRTLASSARRHIADRRSGDADPEQQRRVVGSFWAAARSGDLAALVGLLDPHATATSDGGGHVRAALRVVAGADRVARFLLGALGKSDDLVAELENDGAEPQLVIRRGDMVVGVGSFHVVGERVADIWLVLNPEKLRTWNPES; via the coding sequence ATGCCCGACGACCTGCAGGACGAGTCGCTGTCCGACCTGTTCGACGAACGATCCAGGTTGCTGGCGATGGCCTTCCGCATCCTCGGCAGTCGGGCGGACGCGGAGGACGCGGTGCAGGACACCTACGCGCGCTGGTACCGGATGACCGACGAGGAGCGCGCTGCGGTCCGGGTACCGGCGGCCTGGTTGACCACCGCGTTGGGCCGGGTGTCGCTGAACATGCTCGGGTCCGCCCGCCACCGGCGCGAGCAGTACGTGGGTCAGTGGCTGCCGGAACCGACGGCCGCCCGCGGCGCCGGACCGGGCACGGTCGCCGGCGCCCCCGGTCCCGTGGATCCGGCCGACCGGGTCACCCTCGACGACGAGGTGTCGATGGCGCTGATGGTCGTCCTGGAGTCGCTGACCCCCGCCGAGCGCGTGGTGTTCGTGCTGCACGACGTCTTCCGGCTGCCGTTCGACGAGATCGCCGGCATCGTCGGTCGCACCACCCAGGCCTGCCGCACCCTCGCCTCCTCCGCCCGGCGGCACATCGCCGACCGCCGGTCCGGCGACGCCGATCCCGAGCAGCAACGCCGGGTCGTCGGATCGTTCTGGGCTGCTGCCCGCTCCGGCGACCTGGCGGCCCTGGTCGGGCTGCTCGATCCCCACGCGACCGCGACCAGCGACGGTGGTGGTCACGTGCGGGCGGCACTGCGGGTGGTCGCCGGCGCGGACCGCGTCGCCAGGTTCCTCCTCGGTGCCCTCGGCAAGTCGGACGACCTCGTCGCGGAGCTCGAGAACGACGGTGCGGAACCACAACTCGTCATCCGACGCGGCGACATGGTGGTCGGGGTCGGAAGCTTCCACGTCGTCGGCGAGCGGGTGGCGGACATCTGGTTGGTGCTCAACCCGGAGAAGTTGCGGACCTGGAACCCCGAATCCTGA
- a CDS encoding sensor histidine kinase, which yields MRPALPAWTRTVRARLAFTYSGLVFGIAAVVLIVVYLGLAAGLEAEPLDSVALQKFKVSDDGWVKFLDGASAANGSLVSAADLDIVQRAVNERTLQSLRVWTSISLGGLFLFSLLVGWWVSGRVLRPLGAITTTTREITATDLSRRIGSGGPPDRPHRPEDELTTLARTIDEMLDRLEGAFDAQRALLDDVSHELRNPVAVIRTNVDAVLSDEGASPADRRRATTVVSRAADEMAVLIEDLLATARRRSGAFDETDLALPSLAGTVADEYGPMLQDRGLVLHRRLADGPVVYGDRSTLVRAIRNLLANAIRFTPDGGSLDIVTGSVRGWAFVAVRDSGPGIPEDRRGRVFDRYFSAPAEQNGQPARERNGNGGTGIGLAIARQVVEAHGGTLAVHSSPGAGATFVIWLPDRAVRRSTDRDTLPPDTDPLA from the coding sequence GTGAGGCCGGCGCTCCCGGCCTGGACCCGCACGGTCCGGGCCCGGCTGGCGTTCACCTACTCCGGGCTGGTGTTCGGCATCGCTGCAGTGGTGCTGATCGTCGTGTACCTGGGGCTCGCCGCCGGGCTGGAGGCCGAACCGCTGGACTCGGTCGCGCTGCAGAAGTTCAAGGTCTCCGACGACGGCTGGGTGAAGTTCCTCGACGGCGCCTCCGCCGCCAACGGCAGCCTGGTCAGCGCCGCCGACCTGGACATCGTGCAGCGGGCGGTGAACGAGCGCACCCTGCAGTCGCTCCGGGTCTGGACGTCGATCTCGCTCGGCGGGCTGTTCCTGTTCAGCCTGCTGGTCGGCTGGTGGGTGTCCGGCCGGGTGCTCCGCCCGCTCGGCGCGATCACCACCACCACCCGGGAGATCACCGCCACCGACCTGTCCCGACGGATCGGCAGCGGTGGCCCGCCGGACCGGCCGCACCGCCCGGAGGACGAGCTGACCACGCTGGCCCGGACGATCGACGAGATGCTGGACCGGCTCGAGGGGGCGTTCGACGCCCAGCGCGCCCTGCTCGACGACGTGTCGCACGAGCTGCGCAACCCGGTCGCGGTGATCCGCACGAACGTCGACGCGGTGCTCTCCGACGAGGGGGCCTCCCCCGCCGACCGGCGCCGGGCGACCACCGTGGTGTCCCGGGCGGCGGACGAGATGGCCGTGCTGATCGAGGATCTGCTGGCCACCGCCCGACGGAGGTCCGGCGCGTTCGACGAGACCGACCTTGCGCTGCCGTCGCTGGCCGGGACCGTCGCCGACGAGTACGGCCCGATGCTGCAGGACCGCGGCCTGGTGCTGCACCGGCGACTGGCCGACGGCCCGGTGGTCTACGGCGACCGCAGCACGCTGGTCCGGGCGATCCGCAACCTGCTGGCCAATGCCATCCGCTTCACCCCGGACGGCGGGAGCCTGGACATCGTGACCGGTTCCGTCCGCGGCTGGGCGTTCGTCGCGGTGCGGGACAGCGGTCCGGGCATTCCCGAGGACCGGCGCGGCCGGGTCTTCGACCGTTACTTCAGCGCCCCCGCCGAGCAGAACGGGCAGCCTGCGCGGGAGCGGAACGGCAACGGCGGCACCGGGATCGGCCTGGCCATCGCCCGGCAGGTGGTGGAGGCGCACGGCGGCACACTCGCCGTGCACAGCTCGCCGGGCGCGGGCGCGACCTTCGTGATCTGGCTGCCGGACCGTGCCGTACGGCGCAGCACCGACCGCGACACCCTGCCGCCGGACACCGACCCGCTGGCCTGA
- a CDS encoding VWA domain-containing protein: protein MTFTSPWWLLLLVPVLLLVVAYLVRLRRRSRYAVRFAALPMLERLVPKQPGWRRHVPAAALVAAFTVLGLAAAGPQVSAQVPREQATVIVAVDVSPSMGATDVQPNRLEAATTAAAAFIRSLPEEFNVGVIAFSGTATVIAAPTTDHESAALSLGSVRLSNSTAIGEAVFTALDQVAVHARLAGQESVPARIVLLSDGSNTSGRTTGAAAIAATEAGVPVSTIAYGTDEGEITTQGSRVGTPVDRATLAALAESSGGIPYTAESSDQLSQVYADIGSSIGYRTEQVDLTRYAVAVALGTGLLAAAFSMRWFARMP, encoded by the coding sequence ATGACCTTCACCTCGCCCTGGTGGCTGCTGCTGCTGGTGCCGGTGCTGCTGCTGGTCGTCGCGTACCTGGTCCGGCTCCGCCGGCGCAGCCGGTACGCGGTGCGTTTCGCGGCGCTGCCCATGCTTGAACGGCTGGTCCCGAAGCAGCCAGGATGGCGCCGGCACGTGCCGGCCGCGGCCCTGGTCGCCGCCTTCACCGTGCTCGGCCTGGCCGCCGCCGGTCCGCAGGTCTCCGCCCAGGTCCCGCGCGAACAGGCCACGGTGATCGTGGCCGTCGACGTGTCCCCGTCCATGGGGGCCACCGACGTGCAGCCGAACCGGCTGGAGGCGGCCACCACCGCGGCCGCCGCCTTCATCCGGTCGCTGCCGGAGGAGTTCAACGTCGGGGTGATCGCGTTCTCCGGCACCGCGACGGTGATCGCCGCACCGACCACCGACCACGAGAGCGCAGCGCTGTCACTGGGTTCGGTCCGGCTGTCGAACTCCACCGCGATCGGCGAGGCCGTTTTCACCGCACTCGACCAGGTGGCGGTGCACGCCCGGCTGGCCGGCCAGGAGTCGGTACCCGCCCGCATCGTGCTGCTGTCGGACGGCAGCAACACCAGCGGCCGGACCACCGGTGCGGCGGCGATCGCCGCGACGGAGGCGGGAGTTCCGGTGTCCACCATTGCCTACGGCACCGACGAGGGCGAGATCACCACCCAGGGATCACGTGTCGGTACGCCGGTGGACCGGGCGACCCTGGCCGCGCTCGCCGAGTCCAGCGGCGGCATCCCGTACACCGCGGAGAGCAGCGACCAACTGTCCCAGGTGTACGCGGACATCGGCAGTTCCATCGGCTACCGCACCGAACAGGTCGATCTGACCCGCTACGCCGTCGCCGTCGCGCTGGGCACCGGACTGTTGGCCGCAGCCTTCTCCATGCGCTGGTTCGCGCGGATGCCGTGA
- the iolG gene encoding inositol 2-dehydrogenase encodes MVALGVIGCGRIGRVHADSITVHPRADLVKVFDPIEAAAKEVGEKFGTEWVTDADQILLDPAIDGVVVGSPTPTHVDFLTRAVRAGKAVLCEKPIDLDLAKVDECRSVIGDLADRVMVGFNRRFDPTFADIHAQVGAGRIGALEQLIIISRDPAPPPAAYVRTSGGLLRDMTIHDFDMARFFLGDVVEVTAAGSNLVSPEIAEAGDIDGAVVVLRNSAGVLCTITNSRRCSFGYDQRIEAFGELGMLTAANQLPTSTRFSGADATEVAAPYLNFFLDRYTPAYRAEMDHFVTGIENGTPFSPGFDDGRAALALADAGVESLRTGATVRVAGA; translated from the coding sequence GTGGTAGCTCTGGGTGTCATCGGCTGCGGTCGTATCGGTCGGGTGCACGCCGACTCGATCACCGTTCATCCGCGGGCCGACCTGGTGAAGGTCTTCGACCCGATCGAGGCGGCGGCGAAGGAGGTCGGTGAGAAGTTCGGCACCGAGTGGGTCACCGACGCCGACCAGATCCTGCTCGACCCGGCGATCGACGGGGTGGTGGTGGGCTCCCCCACCCCGACCCACGTCGACTTCCTGACCCGCGCGGTCCGCGCCGGCAAGGCCGTGCTGTGCGAGAAGCCGATCGACCTCGACCTGGCGAAGGTGGACGAGTGCCGCTCCGTCATCGGTGATCTCGCGGACCGAGTGATGGTCGGCTTCAACCGGCGCTTCGACCCGACCTTCGCCGACATCCACGCGCAGGTCGGCGCCGGCCGGATCGGGGCGCTGGAGCAGCTGATCATCATCAGCCGCGATCCGGCCCCGCCGCCGGCCGCCTACGTCCGCACCTCGGGCGGTCTTCTCCGGGACATGACGATCCACGACTTCGACATGGCCCGGTTCTTCCTGGGCGACGTCGTCGAGGTGACCGCGGCCGGCTCGAACCTGGTGTCGCCGGAGATCGCCGAGGCCGGCGACATCGACGGTGCCGTCGTGGTCCTGCGGAACTCGGCCGGGGTGCTCTGCACCATCACCAACAGCCGGCGCTGCTCCTTCGGGTACGACCAGCGGATCGAGGCGTTCGGTGAGCTGGGCATGCTGACCGCCGCCAACCAACTGCCGACCAGCACCCGCTTCTCCGGCGCCGATGCCACCGAGGTGGCCGCGCCGTACCTGAACTTCTTCCTCGATCGGTACACCCCGGCCTACCGCGCCGAGATGGACCACTTCGTCACCGGTATCGAGAACGGCACGCCGTTCAGCCCCGGGTTCGACGACGGCCGCGCCGCGCTGGCGCTGGCCGATGCCGGGGTGGAGAGCCTGCGCACCGGCGCCACTGTCCGCGTGGCCGGGGCCTGA
- a CDS encoding Ig-like domain-containing protein, with product MRRALLCIIVLLVPLLTAFPAAGAVAAATATGTVSGPSQYLGDRVGTPRYVDIRNTGSVAITSVSIAAPTGWPLRACVGAPAGWTRSAAAQTCRFTTSSTGLAAGAVGRFRLDFGSPTGSRDLLGGLYTLVRNGSGPWTVVTPAGSGLTTRAYSLQISSVGVAVGGSPGKSCPPSTRSAHAGRSATVLVCGINHATVPVTALRGHSTLGGTFATRGGFAPSTVPAGPGVVVLGKFADVTVVPRVAAGLTAVVRIASQDFQSSPTVTAGGFTATNSAPVARQVSATVVRGGTVDLSLVATDADHDALSFWIRPGQGTITTSQDPYDRSDGTTYWKDVTYRAPADAPGTVVWFYRAYDGLQFSDLQRVVLSVTGP from the coding sequence ATGCGTCGTGCGCTGCTGTGCATCATCGTCCTGCTGGTTCCGCTGTTGACCGCGTTCCCGGCCGCGGGTGCCGTCGCCGCCGCGACTGCCACCGGGACGGTGTCCGGCCCGTCGCAGTACCTGGGCGACCGGGTGGGCACGCCTCGGTACGTCGACATCCGGAACACCGGAAGCGTTGCCATCACGTCGGTCTCGATCGCTGCACCCACCGGATGGCCGTTGAGGGCGTGTGTGGGCGCCCCGGCCGGCTGGACCCGGTCGGCCGCCGCGCAGACCTGCCGGTTCACCACGTCCTCGACCGGATTGGCGGCCGGCGCGGTCGGCCGGTTCCGGTTGGACTTCGGCAGCCCGACCGGTTCCCGGGACCTGCTGGGCGGCCTGTACACGCTGGTGCGCAACGGGTCCGGGCCGTGGACCGTGGTCACGCCCGCCGGCTCCGGCCTGACGACGAGGGCCTACTCCCTCCAGATCAGCAGCGTCGGAGTGGCCGTCGGTGGATCCCCGGGGAAGTCCTGCCCACCGTCGACACGGTCGGCGCACGCGGGGCGCAGCGCCACCGTATTGGTGTGCGGGATCAACCACGCCACGGTCCCGGTGACCGCGCTGCGCGGCCACTCCACGCTGGGCGGGACCTTCGCCACCAGAGGCGGTTTCGCTCCGTCGACCGTGCCGGCCGGTCCCGGTGTGGTGGTGCTGGGGAAGTTCGCCGACGTGACTGTCGTTCCGCGGGTGGCGGCCGGTCTGACGGCCGTGGTGCGCATCGCGAGTCAGGACTTCCAGAGCTCCCCGACCGTGACCGCCGGCGGGTTCACCGCGACGAACAGTGCGCCGGTGGCCCGGCAGGTGTCGGCGACCGTGGTGCGCGGTGGCACGGTGGACCTCTCGCTGGTCGCCACCGACGCCGATCACGATGCGCTGTCGTTCTGGATCCGGCCCGGTCAGGGCACGATCACAACCAGCCAGGACCCCTACGACCGCAGCGACGGCACCACCTACTGGAAGGACGTCACCTACCGCGCCCCTGCCGATGCCCCGGGCACCGTCGTCTGGTTCTACCGCGCCTACGACGGTCTGCAGTTCTCCGACCTGCAACGGGTCGTCCTCTCGGTCACCGGTCCCTGA
- a CDS encoding DUF58 domain-containing protein produces MRTPRRPDAPPAATPAPAAGARPGALAGLDLRVRRLVRGRGTGLQTGSTLGPGSDPEEVARYRPGEDDVRRIDWNVTARSGDTHVWRTRADHELETWVLLDTSASMSFGTVEIDKAELATGVGAAVGLLTDQPGNLTGVARFTGADLRWGRPRTSRTAAAQLLSGRPERGRQRAEPAADLAAAIRLLDRRRRAPGLRVVVSDFLPPDGRTERPFDWESPLRRLAARHDVLVAEVLDPRELTLPDVGALVLQDPESGARQEFWTSSRRLREDYARLAAAHRKAIAAAVRGSGSAHVVLHTDRDWVRDLARHVTRRGRSAPTVPTPRRPT; encoded by the coding sequence GTGAGAACCCCACGGCGCCCGGACGCGCCGCCGGCAGCGACACCGGCTCCGGCCGCCGGCGCCCGCCCGGGCGCGCTGGCCGGGCTGGACCTGCGGGTCCGCCGGCTGGTCCGCGGCCGCGGCACCGGGCTGCAGACCGGGTCGACGCTCGGCCCCGGTTCGGACCCGGAGGAGGTGGCGCGGTACCGGCCCGGAGAGGACGACGTCCGCCGCATCGACTGGAACGTCACCGCCCGCAGCGGCGACACCCACGTCTGGCGCACCCGGGCCGATCACGAGCTGGAGACCTGGGTGCTGCTCGACACCTCCGCCAGCATGTCCTTCGGCACCGTCGAGATCGACAAGGCCGAGTTGGCCACCGGTGTCGGTGCGGCTGTCGGGCTGCTCACCGACCAGCCGGGCAATCTGACCGGGGTGGCCCGGTTCACCGGGGCGGACCTCCGGTGGGGGCGGCCGCGCACCAGCAGAACCGCTGCGGCGCAGCTGCTGTCGGGCCGGCCGGAGCGCGGCCGGCAGCGCGCGGAGCCGGCTGCGGACCTGGCGGCCGCGATCCGGCTGCTCGACCGGCGGCGCCGCGCGCCCGGGCTGCGCGTGGTGGTGTCGGACTTCCTGCCGCCGGACGGCCGCACCGAGCGCCCGTTCGACTGGGAGTCACCGCTGCGCCGGCTGGCCGCCCGGCACGACGTGCTGGTGGCGGAGGTGCTGGACCCGCGTGAGCTGACCCTGCCCGACGTCGGTGCGCTGGTGCTGCAGGACCCGGAATCCGGTGCCCGGCAGGAGTTCTGGACCTCATCCCGGCGACTCCGGGAGGACTACGCCCGGCTGGCGGCCGCGCACCGCAAAGCCATCGCGGCTGCGGTGCGCGGGTCCGGCTCGGCCCACGTCGTCCTGCACACCGACCGCGACTGGGTCCGCGACCTGGCCCGGCACGTCACCCGGCGCGGTCGGTCCGCGCCCACCGTCCCCACCCCGAGGAGACCCACATGA
- a CDS encoding AAA family ATPase: protein MSLPIPPHDAHPAGTPATAPGQHASRADSQHLQVSPSAVLERVLFEVKRVVVGQDLMVERMLVALVARGHLLLEGVPGVAKTLAVRTLAAATGGTFHRLQFTPDLMPGDIVGTRVWRPSTESFDVELGPVFAHLVLADEINRAPAKVQSALLEAMAERQVSIGGRTYRLPDPFLVLATQNPVESEGVHVLPEAQRDRFLMKVDVGYPSDLEEMTILQRMSVDPPAAGAVLDAAGIVALQQAADRVFVHHAVARFAVDLVMATREPERFDLFGWREVVEYGVSPRATLGLVAAARGLALLRGRDYVLPIDVADVAGDVLCHRLVLTFDATADGIGPREVVDRLLLAVPRPRVAPHEDTADGVPGAA, encoded by the coding sequence ATGAGCCTGCCGATCCCACCGCACGACGCCCACCCCGCCGGCACTCCGGCCACCGCTCCCGGCCAGCACGCCTCCCGTGCCGACTCCCAGCATCTCCAGGTCTCACCGTCCGCTGTGCTGGAGCGGGTGCTCTTCGAGGTCAAGCGGGTGGTGGTGGGGCAGGACCTGATGGTCGAGCGGATGCTGGTGGCCCTGGTCGCCCGCGGCCACCTGCTGCTCGAGGGCGTGCCGGGCGTGGCCAAGACGCTCGCCGTGCGCACCCTCGCCGCCGCCACCGGCGGCACCTTCCACCGGCTGCAGTTCACCCCGGACCTGATGCCGGGCGACATCGTCGGCACCCGGGTGTGGCGGCCGTCGACCGAGTCCTTCGACGTCGAGCTCGGGCCGGTGTTCGCCCACCTGGTGTTGGCCGACGAGATCAACCGGGCGCCGGCGAAGGTGCAGTCCGCGCTGCTGGAGGCGATGGCCGAACGGCAGGTCAGCATCGGTGGCCGCACCTACCGGCTGCCCGACCCGTTCCTGGTGCTGGCCACCCAGAACCCGGTCGAGTCCGAGGGCGTGCACGTGCTGCCGGAGGCGCAGCGCGACCGGTTCCTGATGAAGGTCGACGTCGGCTACCCCTCCGACCTGGAGGAGATGACGATCCTGCAGCGGATGAGCGTCGACCCGCCGGCTGCCGGCGCGGTGCTGGATGCCGCCGGGATCGTGGCCCTGCAGCAGGCCGCGGACCGGGTGTTCGTGCACCACGCGGTGGCCCGGTTCGCCGTCGACCTGGTGATGGCCACGCGCGAGCCGGAGCGGTTCGACCTGTTCGGCTGGCGCGAGGTCGTCGAGTACGGCGTCTCGCCGCGGGCCACGCTCGGCCTGGTCGCCGCAGCCCGCGGACTGGCCCTGCTGCGCGGCCGCGACTACGTGCTGCCGATCGACGTCGCCGACGTGGCCGGGGACGTGCTGTGCCACCGGCTGGTGCTGACCTTCGACGCCACCGCCGACGGCATCGGCCCGCGGGAGGTCGTGGACCGGCTGCTGCTCGCGGTGCCCCGGCCGCGGGTGGCGCCGCACGAGGACACCGCCGACGGCGTCCCGGGAGCGGCGTGA
- a CDS encoding winged helix-turn-helix domain-containing protein, translating into MRLLVVEDEEGLASALQVGLAREGYAVDVAGTHRAAAEKVQLVEYDLLLLDANLPDGDGFDLADAVRTGRITARSGPGVRILVLTARSALRDRVLGLDSGADDYLVKPFALAELTARIRALLRREVRAASSVVAVGDITMDTARQLVHRGDRELQLTLKEFAVLRYLLTLPGHVVSAEELLRHVWDENADPFTQTVRVTVGTLRRKLSVDDEPQLLETVVGRGYRLRDGAPVRPIAPVPAP; encoded by the coding sequence ATGCGGCTACTGGTGGTGGAGGACGAGGAGGGCCTGGCCTCGGCCCTGCAGGTGGGGCTGGCCCGCGAGGGGTACGCGGTGGACGTCGCCGGTACCCACCGCGCCGCCGCCGAGAAGGTGCAGCTGGTCGAGTACGACCTGCTGCTGCTGGACGCCAACCTGCCGGACGGGGACGGCTTCGACCTGGCCGACGCCGTGCGCACCGGCCGGATCACCGCCCGGTCCGGGCCGGGGGTGCGGATCCTGGTGCTGACCGCCCGCTCGGCGCTCCGCGACCGGGTGCTCGGCCTGGACTCCGGTGCCGACGACTACCTGGTCAAGCCGTTCGCCCTCGCCGAGCTGACCGCGCGGATCCGGGCGTTGCTGCGGCGCGAGGTCCGGGCGGCGTCGTCGGTCGTGGCGGTCGGCGACATCACCATGGACACCGCCCGCCAGCTGGTGCACCGCGGCGACCGCGAACTGCAGCTCACGCTCAAGGAGTTCGCGGTGCTGCGCTACCTGCTGACGCTGCCCGGTCACGTGGTGTCCGCGGAGGAGTTGCTGCGGCACGTGTGGGACGAGAACGCCGACCCGTTCACCCAGACCGTCCGGGTCACCGTGGGCACGCTGCGCCGCAAACTCTCCGTCGACGACGAGCCGCAGCTGCTGGAAACGGTGGTCGGCCGCGGCTACCGGCTCCGGGACGGCGCCCCGGTCCGGCCGATCGCCCCGGTCCCGGCGCCGTGA